Proteins found in one Plasmodium malariae genome assembly, chromosome: 13 genomic segment:
- the PmUG01_13027000 gene encoding chromatin assembly factor 1 P55 subunit, putative, whose translation MKRQSNNLNSLNDVNNQNEETQHNYLNSNVDNYKYWQYNTILLYNVIMIYTCEWPSLFIEWIPNVCKNDEDIYYQDLIMGTYTTEKNNYILILEVSLPSEELSHASFYYEKINDFRHNFCNDTNKNFKMKNKIYHECEINKISCSPQNKDVIACFSSDGNINILNLGNYQYEENELKNNTIVNFDYTLKGHLYQGWGIQWDSENNLISSCADDSYLCIWDINSGSTGATCTSAGTGIGGPYTTSSSSFGGGGGGGGGRGGGCTVSPSYNSSNKGVVHPVIKFFNDNVPLQDCCWKDNNVLTVSDNGHINIYDIRNKSVVSSIKATNCTLNSIDVNPHNKNIFATGGTNKEIDLWDIRFTNKSLHRIISQKETIIKLQWDKYQPGILSSSSSDKYIYFFDTNKIGIEQTYEDSQDGPPELIFIHGGHSSNILDFSLNSSYSMMISSISEDNTLHIWQPCRQAYEDASDTYDDTEVE comes from the exons atgaaaaggcAGTCAAATAACCTGAACAGCTTAAATGATGTAAATAATCAGAATGAGGAAACTCAACATAATTACTTAAACTCAAATGTAGATAACTACAAGTATTGGCAGTATAATACCATTTTACTTTACAATGTAATTATGATATACACGTGTGAGTGGCCCTCCCTATTTATCGAGTGGATACCGAATGTGTGCAA AAACGATGAAGATATTTACTATCAAGATTTGATAATGGGAACATATACTACCGAGaaaaataactatatattaattttagaa GTGAGCCTGCCGAGCGAGGAACTGTCACACGCGAGTTTCTACTACGAAAAGATAAACGATTTTCGACATAACTTTTGCAATGATACGAATAAGAATTTTaagatgaaaaataaaatataccaCGAATGCGAAATAAATAAGATAAGTTGTAGTCCTCAAAATAAAGATGTGATAGCATGTTTTTCATCTGATGGGAacataaacattttaaatttaggTAATTATcaatatgaagaaaatgagttaaaaaataatactattgTTAATTTTGATTATACATTAAAAGGTCATTTATATCAAGGATGGGGTATTCAATGGGAtagtgaaaataatttaatatcatCCTGTGCAGATgattcatatttatgtatatgggATATAAATTCTGGCAGTACAGGTGCTACTTGTACAAGTGCAGGTACTGGTATAGGTGGTCCCTATACTACTTCTTCCAGTAGTTTTGGTGGAGGAGGAGGAGGAGGAGGAGGGAGAGGGGGGGGATGTACAGTCTCACCATCatataatagtagtaataaagGAGTAGTTCATCCTGtgatcaaattttttaatgataatgTACCTTTACAAGATTGTTGTTGGAAAGATAATAATGTTCTAACCGTGTCAGATAATggacatataaatatatatgatatacgTAATAAAAGTGTAGTAAGTTCAATAAAAGCTACTAACTGTACACTTAATTCAATTGATGTAAATccacataataaaaatatatttgcaaCAGGTGGaacaaataaagaaattgATTTATGGGATATTCGTTTTACTAATAAATCTTTACATAGAATTATTTCACAAAAAGAAactataattaaattacaGTGGGATAAATATCAACCAGGTATTTTATCCTCTTCATCTAGtgacaaatatatttacttttttgatACCAATAAAATCGGTATAGAACAAACGTATGAAGATTCTCAAGATGGACCACCAGAATTGATATTCATTCATGGGGGGCACTCTTCGAATATTCTGGATTTTTCATTGAACTCATCTTATTCGATG ATGATTTCTTCCATCAGCGAAGATAACACTCTACACATTTGGCAGCCCTGCAGACAAGCCTACGAGGATGCCTCAGATACCTATGACGATACCGAAGTTGAATAG
- the PmUG01_13027100 gene encoding conserved Plasmodium protein, unknown function, with protein MNDNKKLDIIRSMLNALLGGSESQDRNNEDNDDENNDDEYNDDNDNNNDDINNNNNNNINNNINNNINNNINNNNGKHGKRSKHSKSMLKKIYIEKSKKAIFFYRNYMNILEQQELEKFSNLYDIILNNSFEYSEKDNIDTYMYCNVFPILKKTFDSFVLYISKLVTHKNDENYKKIIKNLDPILLFSQYIIRLTDDDFSISADDDMFGMELNDNSFQPKNKFIYENEHNNSCNYNIISNTLTSNSFIPMSEHMNSTTNTEIDKEISDFYNKYDTLVQENKLKEKQKKQEILKNIYDKKNVLSQEEISLYDTYYEENINFKERKFRVRGTSSVHLDLNKLSRISSAENMGYGNNFGATDNFVDGTPNAFNISLDLKAASQQIKYASRDEKKNEAKVEEKKFMTVQEKSKMVDRAKNKVPNQYNEENPDEEFNYVIKQLERKESSYFEKKIYLLLNKWIKEEDGRRFIINQKSKIEPLFNDFKKKNYTVTDKDIIPLLFFIDKNLYLNYSLVHQYNYSNFYYIFHLHSSFYCSDTNSITFDEVWNFLVSNLPLNNYLYKEDILIGLEKFRKKKEIIKNFHFTITIIKNFLILLLMDIFLFFSDFIKTELLNSNENAYFVQTEQLEVPLSNSFYLHMNSFSTVYSSSSSASSILSASSATHVEMLSNIEHPSTGNNQNGKNNDTLKGVDHTTMDEGTSNTNDASNRSENISADQPKIDEKNVDDKAETKNSGRRKNLLIYFLLLLWGVNIKLNFCPEEFMISGELSTDADEEEEEGEEREEREEEDKEGDQDEDRKQKQDEDKKQKQDEDKKEDQEKDRSKHHNEKPNGVSKEYCKETSKIEEKSNREQGEEPKGEKIKSKNGSKIHEKYKGTYKKEKHKYICHTDSNTSINAKYRKGCQKTRSLSLNQSNNSNKRLKSTKKMEKILKNKEKIDINELRNIKKRKEAKRFQGLYHLRKRYKEKEYSEHINKLIHSIVKNIKPKRKNYYNQVVCKLENDSANVFLNILQDNDDTKKVSDMHVEINERNEICSSGKVDKDKEHPHVNSSDIENHSNLDNRDYIGVTSFNKNNWHHNSFDKNNKNAFTNCFSGIFNEKQTVCLLENFVKTYIKKKKKKKKKISHK; from the coding sequence ATGaatgataacaaaaaattagataTTATTCGCAGTATGCTAAACGCATTACTGGGAGGCTCAGAATCACAAGACAGAAACAATGAAGATAatgatgatgaaaataatgatgatgaatataatgatgataatgataataataatgatgatattaataataataataataataatattaataataatattaataataatattaataataatattaataataataatggaaaaCATGGAAAACGCAGCAAACATAGCAAGAGCATGttgaaaaagatatatattgaaaagtCCAAAAaagcaatttttttctatagaaattacatgaatatattagAACAGCAAGAACtggaaaaattttcaaatttgtATGATATAATACTAAATAACTCCTTCGAATATTCGGAAAAAGATAACATAGACACATACATGTACTGTAATGTTTTTcctatattaaaaaaaacattcgATTCTTTTGttctatatatatcaaagttggtaacacataaaaatgatgaaaactataaaaaaattataaaaaatttggatccaattttattattttctcaGTATATTATTCGTTTAACAGATGATGATTTTTCCATAAGTGCTGATGATGACATGTTTGGAATGGAATTAAACGATAATTCTTTTCaaccaaaaaataaatttatttacgaAAATGAACATAATAATAGTTGTAATTATAACATCATTAGTAATACTCTGACTAGTAACAGTTTTATACCTATGAGTGAACATATGAACTCAACAACAAATACAGAAATAGATAAAGAAATTAGcgatttttataataaatatgatacaTTGGTtcaagaaaataaattaaaagaaaaacaaaaaaaacaagaaattttaaaaaatatttatgataaaaaaaatgtcttATCACAAGAAGAAATATCTTTATATGATACGTACTATGaggaaaacataaattttaagGAACGTAAATTTAGGGTCAGAGGAACCTCCTCCGTTCACCTTGATTTGAACAAATTGAGTAGAATTAGCAGTGCCGAAAATATGGGTTATGGCAATAATTTCGGTGCTACTGACAATTTTGTTGATGGAACTCCTAACGCCTTTAACATATCGCTTGATTTGAAGGCGGCTAGTCAACAGATAAAGTATGCCAGTAGGGATGAGAAGAAAAATGAAGCAAAAGTGGAAGAGAAAAAGTTTATGACTGTTCAAGAGAAAAGCAAAATGGTAGACCGTGCAAAAAACAAAGTGCCTAATCAGTATAATGAGGAAAATCCAGATGAGGAATTCAACTATGTAATAAAACAACTAGAGCGTAAAGAGAGCTCCtattttgaaaagaaaatatatttgttattgaATAAATGGATAAAGGAGGAAGATGGACGaagatttattattaatcaGAAATCCAAAATAGAACCATTATTCaatgattttaaaaaaaaaaattatactgtAACAGATAAAGATATTATAcctctattattttttatagacaaaaatttatatttaaattattcgtTAGTACATcaatataattatagtaatttttactacatatttcatttacattcttctttttattgtTCTGATACAAATAGTATTACTTTTGATGAGGTATGGAATTTTCTAGTATCTAATTTaccattaaataattatttatataaagagGATATTTTAATAGGTTtagaaaaatttagaaaaaaaaaagaaatcattaaaaattttcattttactattactattattaaaaattttttaatacttctTTTGATGGatatatttctctttttttctgatTTCATAAAAACAGAATTGTTGAATTCAAATGAAAATGCATATTTTGTCCAAACAGAGCAGTTGGAAGTGCCTCTTAGTAATAGCTTCTACCTTCATATGAATTCTTTCTCCACGGTTTATTCATCTTCTTCATCCGCCTCGTCTATTTTGTCTGCTTCATCCGCTACTCATGTAGAGATGCTGTCAAATATCGAACATCCAAGTACTGGTAACAATCAAAACGGTAAGAATAACGATACATTGAAAGGTGTGGACCACACTACTATGGATGAAGGTACTAGTAATACGAATGACGCATCTAATCGAAGTGAAAATATATCCGCTGATCAGCCAAAAATcgatgaaaaaaatgtagatgACAAAGcggaaacaaaaaatagcggaagaagaaaaaacttgttaatttattttttattgttactatGGGGAGTTAATATAAAACTAAACTTCTGCCCAGAGGAGTTCATGATTTCGGGCGAGCTGTCTACAGACGCGGatgaagaggaagaagaggGAGAAGAGCGAGAAGAGCGAGAAGAAGAGGATAAGGAAGGAGACCAGGACGAAGATAGGAAGCAAAAGCAGGACGAAGATAAGAAGCAAAAGCAGGACGAAGATAAGAAGGAAGACCAGGAAAAAGACAGAAGCAAACACCATAATGAAAAGCCGAATGGAGTGAGCAAGGAATATTGTAAAGAGACAAGCAAGATAGAGGAAAAATCAAATAGAGAACAAGGAGAAGAGCCAAAGGGGGAGAAgataaaaagcaaaaatggaagcaaaatacatgaaaaatataaaggcacatacaaaaaggaaaagcataaatatatatgccaCACTGATAGTAACACGTCAATAAACGCGAAATACCGTAAAGGTTGTCAAAAAACGCGGAGCTTATCGTTAAACcaaagtaataatagtaataaaagaCTCAAGTCTactaaaaaaatggaaaaaatattgaagaataaagaaaaaattgatattaaTGAGTTGagaaatattaagaaaagaaaagaagcaAAACGATTTCAAGGCTTGTATCATTTGCGAAAGAGGtacaaagaaaaagaatatagtgaacacataaataaattaatacattccatcgtaaaaaatataaaaccaaaaagaaaaaattattataaccaGGTTGTATGTAAGCTTGAAAATGATTCAGCAAAtgtctttttaaatatacttcAAGATAACGATGATACGAAAAAAGTTAGCGATATGCATGTCGAAATTAATGAACGCAATGAAATTTGTTCTAGTGGAAAGGTGGATAAGGATAAGGAACATCCACATGTAAACAGCAGTGATATAGAGAATCATTCAAATTTAGATAACCGGGATTATATAGGGGTTACcagttttaataaaaacaattggCATCATAATAGTTTtgataagaataataaaaatgcttTTACAAACTGCTTTTCTggaatttttaatgaaaagcAAACTGTTTGTCTTTTggaaaattttgtaaaaacatacattaaaaaaaaaaaaaaaaaaaaaaaaaaaatctctcataaatag
- the PmUG01_13027200 gene encoding conserved Plasmodium protein, unknown function, which produces MGQNSSKSIHSLILKLKEKDLKETELYSELLHLDDTFKSDNNFYLIKKIVDDVTNLTFLFKFLMNTLKNILQDSSDERVRECKVCVKICLSILPVIQYNYKKRDIFSLMWKENCMEILDERNYICNNILILHIFNFLLIILFTENISINKAICESRHSGITSPDGSANPRNMVLVKNTIDVYRLWLTKFSIHEQVRSFDINSGRNGDTTNSSNSSSSCVNNENRSSNSSSSFDNDRLNNEEGKNVDPIMKDIYYVNGKKKKIPLNEQDSSKTDGRRNHWSTTITNSKMEKYELNNRNKQEAEPISHKDKPENYLLVKDAKGMKYGPSNETHFRNGDEKINTIVANNNMINLELIKNRIKILKCLLILLSSYIYYDDKNYLKEKNFFLFLFTSGEVYFTANFFLSLLTVIYDNEFNYFSFYFYNDTYLEFYNLCIHTLNILIDFNPFILRDNKKVHYMNSAVRYYYKSRFSIDKKEKHIYSNTDKEEEHESDFSNPPKEEKENKAGSKKSESSVCTPINENVCYFNNIETDDTLPYENEKMDTGSKAVRRSSKEEKQWKSQLHTNLKQPLQQQGQITDPGSSTSLSSASLDGSFAYNDSFEESCYSSESDNNDIEKCACTNKKSKKKKKKKFYKLEQVLKNKKKYLKEYNQKEEEKHSDNYYIYVKNKKEAKNMQCNNVFLEMIRNLELDNMQYIYKGTLNILISYKLYFENFNENILFIDSYLCLLWHLMNNNKLFIKYIKNHNSSIFLFYILYILLCFNNHRKREMQRLADSRKREGMITTALMSSGMNMTSSNKKEENDEKEKFIYNNENYNKSNKCDEFNIRKIDGLIYICLFIILKISSNSAICKNLNEKYDQKIKINFLLKNISHFDTYVDFLVYVLYMIVNDNIYFLKFERIIDMSITILTNMSVYIKSMNTYSCEYIISILKKILKKEWILSSQHHYYSLFLILDFINNILSHNLNDNYNLVYMIIKNKDVFFSIHNLDEELKNNYLFDSNTPTDYWVPTQSWLVNWKNKLPLHFINSIIYDLAILIEEECDEKEVLDYNEVVNLIKNHCSTIKNKKIPFIIRKYEKNMLLSKWVTSYIYFLLFFHMYKENLFINNGIKFIS; this is translated from the exons ATGGGGCAGAATAGCAGCAAAAGCATTCATTCCCTTATACTGAAATTGAAAGAAAAGGATTTAAAAGAAACAGAACTCTATTCCGAATTGTTGCACTTGGACGACACTTTCAAAAGtgataacaatttttatttaatcaaaaaaattgtagACGATGTGACCAATTTaacctttttatttaaatttttaatgaacacattaaaaaacattttgcAAG ATTCAAGTGACGAGCGGGTACGTGAGTGCAAGGTTTGTGTAAAAATATGCCTTAGTATACTCCCAGTGATCCAGTACAATTACAAGAAAAGAGACATCTTTAGCTTAATGTGGAAAGAAAACTGTATGGAAATATTGGATGAACGTAATTacatttgtaataatatactaatattacatattttcaattttttactGATAATTTTATTCACTGAAAACATAAGTATCAACAAAGCAATATGTGAAAGCCGTCATAGTGGTATTACTAGTCCAGATGGTAGCGCTAACCCTAGGAATATGGTGTTGGTAAAAAATACCATTGATGTTTATAGACTATGGTTAACAAAGTTTTCAATACATGAACAAGTCAGAAGTTTTGACATAAACAGTGGTAGAAATGGTGATACTACAAATAGTAGCAATAGTAGTAGCAGTTGTGTGAATAATGAAAATcgtagtagtaatagtagtagtagtttTGACAATGACAGACTGAATAATGAAGAAGGGAAAAATGTGGATCCTATTATGAAAGACATCTACTACgtgaatggaaaaaaaaaaaaaattccattAAATGAGCAAGATTCTTCAAAAACAGATGGAAGAAGGAACCACTGGTCTACTACAATTACAAATAGTAAAATGGAAAAGTACGAATTGAATAACAGAAACAAACAAGAGGCTGAACCCATTTCACATAAGGACAAACCcgaaaattatttacttgTAAAAGATGCTAAAGGGATGAAATATGGTCCCTCGAATGAAACACATTTTAGGAACGGAGATGAAAAGATAAATACAATTGtagcaaataataatatgataaatttagaattaattaaaaacaggataaaaatattaaagtgcttattaatattactaagttcatatatctattatgatgataaaaattatttaaaggaaaaaaatttttttttatttctttttacaaGTGGGGAAGTTTACTTTActgctaatttttttttatccttattAACCGTCATTTATGATAAcgaatttaattattttagtttttacttttataatgatacatatttagaattttataatttatgtatccatactttaaatatattgattGATTTTAACCCCTTTATTTTGAGGGATAACAAAAAAGTACATTACATGAATAGTGCGGTTAGATACTATTATAAGTCAAGATTCAGTATAGATAAAAAGGAgaagcatatatatagtaatacAGATAAGGAAGAGGAACACGAATCCGACTTTTCTAACCCTCCtaaggaagaaaaagaaaacaaagcAGGGAGTAAAAAGAGCGAAAGCAGTGTATGTACACCTATAAACGAAAATGtatgttattttaataatatagaaacAGATGATACATTACCCTATGAAAATGAGAAGATGGACACTGGCAGCAAAGCTGTAAGACGTAGTAGTAAAGAAGAAAAGCAATGGAAAAGCCAATTGCATACCAATTTAAAGCAACCATTGCAGCAGCAGGGGCAAATCACAGATCCAGGAAGTTCCACTAGTTTAAGCTCGGCTTCCCTGGATGGCAGCTTTGCATATAATGACTCGTTTGAAGAATCGTGCTACTCGTCTGAGagtgataataatgatatcGAGAAATGTGCTTGTACTAATaaaaagagcaaaaaaaaaaaaaaaaaaaaattttataaattagaacaagttttgaaaaataaaaaaaaatatctgaAGGAATATAACCAAAAGGAAGAAGAGAAACATAgtgataattattatatatatgtaaaaaataaaaaggaagcaaaaaatatgcaatGTAATAACGTTTTTTTAGAAATGATCCGTAATTTAGAATTAGATAATATGCAGTATATTTACAAAGGgactttaaatatattaataagttataaattatattttgaaaattttaatgaaaatattttatttatagacAGTTACTTATGTTTATTATGGCATCtgatgaataataataaacttttcattaagtatataaaaaatcataatagcagtatatttttattttacatactTTATATACTACTATGTTTTAATAATCatagaaaaagagaaatgcAAAGACTGGCAGATAGTAGAAAACGTGAAGGAATGATAACCACTGCTTTAATGAGTAGTGGGATGAATATGACCTCttcaaacaaaaaagaagaaaatgatgaaaaggaaaaatttatttataataatgaaaattacaaTAAATCGAATAAATGCGATGAATTTAATATTCGAAAAATAGATggattaatttatatttgcttattcataatattgaaaatatccTCAAATTCAgctatttgtaaaaatttaaatgaaaaatatgatcaaaagataaaaataaattttcttttaaaaaatatatctcaTTTTGATACATATGTAGATTTCTTAGTAtacgtattatatatgatagtaaatgataatatatattttttaaaatttgaaagAATTATAGATATGTCTATTACAATTCTTACAAATATGAGTGTTTATATTAAATCTATGAACACTTATTCTTGTGAATACATAATTagtattttgaaaaaaattttaaaaaaggaatggATATTGTCGTCTCAACACCATTATTATTCCTTATTTCTTATCCTggattttataaataatattctgtcccataatttaaatgataacTATAATTTAGTTTATATGATCATAAAGAATAAGGACGTTTTCTTTTCTATTCATAATTTGGATGaagagttaaaaaataattatttatttgacTCCAACACCCCAACTG ATTATTGGGTGCCGACCCAAAGTTGGCTAGTCAATTGGAAAAACAAATTACCGCTCCATTTTATCAACAGCATAATTTACGACTTGGCAATTTTG ATCGAAGAGGAGTGCGATGAAAAAGAAGTCCTGGATTACAACGAAGTTGTCAACCTAATTAAAAATCATTGCtcaacaataaaaaataaaaaaattcctttCATAATTcgaaaatatgaaaagaataTGCTGCTGTCCAAATGGGTTACTAGctacatatattttctcctttttttccatatgtACAAAGAAaatctttttataaataatggaATAAAGTTTATATCATAA
- the NOP10 gene encoding H/ACA ribonucleoprotein complex subunit 3, putative, whose amino-acid sequence MYMLRYYLDENGKRVYTVKPLINGNVTFSAHPCRFSPDDKFSSQRITLKKRFNLL is encoded by the exons ATGTACATGCTAAGGTATTACTTGGATGAAAACGGAAAAAGGGTTTACACTGTTAAg CCCCTGATCAACGGAAACGTAACATTCTCAGCTCATCCGTGCAGGTTCTCACCAGACGATAAGTTTTCATCACAGAGAATAACCCTCAAGAAACGATTTAATTTGTTATga
- the PmUG01_13027400 gene encoding SF-assemblin, putative — translation MIDNCESSTTSEGNLTYDLNMSRNKIPDMSYLNESTFLDERLNKKIEGENYYQEIKYDILRIERNINIEVKKRIEANKNIQQLIEHTANDMINNVLNKITAKIEKISLDLDKIIKKCEELEKVIGQIKVELPTKIQTEMISLKREISDFQIVINKYINNKKKRDNILFGKIENINAYINSKIQSEISFKQEDLIMLKNESDKLLHYDFDEDMNFKNVFVEDIEEIKDALALTIKAREQSDDDIIQAMNKYTSVLQKALQSVITNSH, via the exons ATGATTGACAATTGCGAAAGCTCCACGACGTCTGAAGGGAATTTGACGTATGACTTAAATATGAGCAGAAATAAAATTCCTGACATGTCATATTTAAATGAGTCGACTTTTTTGGACGAACggctaaataaaaaaatagagggAGAGAATTATTAccaagaaataaaatatgatatattaagaattgaaaggaatataaatattgaagTAAAAAAACGAATTgaagcaaataaaaatatccaGCAGTTAATTGAACATACTGCAAATGATATGataaataatgttttaaataaaataactgcaaaaattgaaaaaatttctttagATTTggacaaaattataaaaaaatgtgaagAATTAGAAAAAGTTATTGGACAAATAAAAGTAGAATTACCTACAAAAATTCAAACAGAAATGATAAgcttaaaaagagaaatatcTGACTTTCAAAttgtaattaataaatatataaataataaaaaaaagagagataatatattattcggTAAAATAGAAAACATTAATGCGTAcataaatagtaaaattcAAAGTGAAATTTCCTTTAAGCAAGAAGATTTAATTATGCTCAAAAATGAAAGTGACAAATTATTGCACTATGATTTTGATGAAGATATGAACTTCAAAAATGTTTTTGTCGAAGATATTGAAGAGATAAAGGATGCGCTTGCTTTAACCATAAAGGCGAGAGAACAGTCGGACGATGATATCATACAA GCCATGAACAAATACACTAGTGTTCTGCAAAAAGCATTACAGTCCGTTATTACAAACAGCCACTGA